A genomic stretch from Georgenia muralis includes:
- a CDS encoding biotin transporter BioY yields the protein MSATTAVLADALPGSRARDVALVVGGAALVAVVGQIAVPLPFTPVPLTLGTFAVLLVGSALGPARAGASMSLFLLAALAGAPVLAGGGSGWAAASFGYALGYLPAALLAGALARRGADRSAGRMVAAAVAATALVYAAGVPWLMGFADLSLERALVLGVLPFLVGDVVKAAAAALLLPGAWRLLGTSGR from the coding sequence ATGTCCGCCACCACCGCCGTCCTCGCCGACGCCCTGCCCGGATCCCGGGCCCGCGACGTCGCCCTGGTCGTGGGCGGCGCGGCCCTGGTCGCCGTCGTCGGCCAGATCGCCGTCCCGCTGCCCTTCACGCCCGTCCCGCTGACCCTGGGGACCTTCGCGGTGCTCCTCGTGGGGTCCGCGCTCGGACCGGCGCGCGCCGGTGCCTCGATGTCGCTCTTCCTGCTCGCCGCCCTGGCCGGCGCCCCGGTCCTCGCCGGGGGCGGCTCCGGCTGGGCCGCGGCCTCCTTCGGCTACGCGCTGGGCTACCTGCCCGCCGCGCTCCTCGCGGGGGCGCTCGCCCGCCGGGGGGCGGACCGCTCCGCCGGCCGCATGGTGGCCGCCGCCGTCGCCGCGACCGCCCTCGTCTACGCCGCCGGCGTGCCGTGGCTCATGGGTTTCGCCGACCTCTCCCTCGAGCGCGCCCTCGTGCTGGGCGTCCTGCCCTTCCTCGTGGGCGACGTCGTCAAGGCCGCCGCCGCGGCGCTGCTCCTGCCGGGGGCCTGGCGCCTGCTCGGGACCTCCGGGCGGTAA
- a CDS encoding DUF2695 domain-containing protein: MTVDDGIGTLEIELAELAQGLTEPGPGECLQCFTNRMLVEFGCDCSLRWARRWREVRAPRAYRLLERLGRRGAYCDCEIFLNGWDVTVEPVVDPVTGESRWPAEVDGCRGVRTGSTLPCSLWTERRR; encoded by the coding sequence ATGACTGTCGACGACGGGATCGGCACGCTCGAGATCGAGCTGGCGGAGCTCGCGCAGGGCCTGACCGAGCCGGGTCCGGGGGAGTGCCTGCAGTGCTTCACCAACCGGATGCTCGTGGAGTTCGGGTGTGACTGCTCCCTGCGGTGGGCACGCCGCTGGCGCGAGGTCCGGGCGCCGCGGGCGTACCGGCTCCTCGAGCGTCTGGGGCGGCGTGGCGCCTACTGCGACTGCGAGATCTTCCTCAACGGCTGGGACGTCACGGTCGAGCCTGTGGTGGACCCGGTGACCGGGGAGTCGCGGTGGCCCGCTGAGGTCGACGGCTGCCGGGGCGTCCGCACCGGGTCGACCCTGCCGTGCAGCCTGTGGACGGAGCGTCGGCGCTGA
- a CDS encoding alpha/beta hydrolase, translating to MALLRCDFFSDVLGVGTSMSVILPQPTSAQIGLTGAAPVAEPPVLYLLHGMSDDATTWVRRTSIERYTTELGLAVVMPQVGRSFYVDEHHGSRYGEFVQDELPALVQRFFRVSDRREDTFVAGLSMGGYGAFRWALDRPERFAAAASLSGVLDLAGLRSARPDLEPVFGPGPVGGSRHDLVARLADVDTATVPRLWAVCGTEDELLPGNETFVAAARAADVPLTWSAGPGRHDWAYWDARIQDVLAWLPLAHRKDPTS from the coding sequence GTGGCCCTCCTGCGCTGCGACTTCTTCTCCGACGTCCTCGGGGTGGGGACGTCCATGTCGGTCATCCTCCCCCAGCCGACGTCGGCCCAGATCGGCCTGACCGGCGCGGCACCCGTTGCCGAGCCGCCGGTCCTGTACCTCCTGCACGGCATGAGCGACGACGCGACCACGTGGGTCCGGCGCACCTCGATCGAGCGCTACACCACCGAGCTCGGCCTCGCCGTCGTCATGCCGCAGGTGGGCCGCAGCTTCTACGTCGACGAGCACCACGGCTCCCGGTACGGCGAGTTCGTCCAGGACGAGCTCCCCGCGCTGGTCCAGCGGTTCTTCCGCGTCTCCGACCGTCGCGAGGACACCTTCGTCGCCGGGCTGTCGATGGGCGGCTACGGCGCGTTCCGCTGGGCGCTGGACCGCCCCGAGCGGTTCGCCGCCGCCGCGAGCCTCTCGGGCGTCCTCGACCTCGCGGGCCTGCGGTCCGCCCGACCCGACCTCGAGCCCGTGTTCGGGCCCGGCCCGGTCGGCGGGAGCCGCCACGACCTCGTCGCCCGGCTCGCCGACGTCGACACCGCCACGGTCCCACGGCTGTGGGCGGTGTGCGGGACGGAGGACGAGCTCCTCCCCGGCAACGAGACGTTCGTCGCCGCCGCGCGGGCCGCGGACGTGCCCCTGACGTGGTCCGCGGGTCCGGGCCGGCACGACTGGGCGTACTGGGACGCCCGCATCCAGGACGTTCTCGCCTGGCTCCCGCTGGCGCATCGGAAGGACCCGACCTCATGA
- a CDS encoding VOC family protein has protein sequence MTAPTLYIHLPGTAREALTFYGDVFGCDVQVHSFDEFGRSDGPPDAVAHGYLVDGPVVIFAADAAGDQPPLRCEGLMLSLLGTSTPSVLRGWFSRLSEGGRVVDDLQVRPWGATDGQVVDRYGLHWLIGFEGDDDRHVQRQESDG, from the coding sequence ATGACCGCGCCGACGCTGTACATCCATCTCCCGGGCACCGCACGTGAGGCCCTGACCTTCTACGGAGATGTCTTCGGCTGCGACGTCCAGGTCCACAGCTTCGACGAGTTCGGCAGGTCCGACGGTCCGCCCGACGCCGTCGCGCACGGCTACCTCGTGGACGGACCGGTCGTCATCTTCGCCGCCGACGCCGCCGGCGACCAGCCCCCGCTGAGGTGCGAGGGGCTGATGCTGTCCCTGCTCGGGACCTCGACCCCGTCGGTTCTGCGCGGCTGGTTCAGCAGGCTCTCCGAGGGCGGCCGGGTCGTGGACGACCTGCAGGTGCGCCCCTGGGGCGCGACGGACGGCCAGGTCGTCGACCGGTACGGCCTCCACTGGCTGATCGGCTTCGAGGGCGACGACGACCGTCACGTGCAGCGCCAGGAGTCCGACGGGTGA
- a CDS encoding polyprenol monophosphomannose synthase translates to MRTLVIVPTYNERDTLPKAVTRTRAAVPEADVLVVDDASPDGTGTVADALAADDPHVNVLHRTAKEGLGRAYVAGFGWALDRGYDHVVEMDADGSHRPEELRRLLDRAHADDAPDLVLGSRWVPGGEVVNWPAHRELLSRGGNLWVRLALGLEARDATGGFRVYRASALRLLPLQEIQSQGYCFQVDMTWRLQRAGGRIVEVPISFVERAEGSSKMSRAIVLEALWRTTAWGVAHRAGQVRRAVVAPFGRRSR, encoded by the coding sequence GTGAGGACCCTCGTCATCGTCCCCACCTACAACGAGCGGGACACGCTGCCCAAGGCCGTCACCCGGACCCGCGCCGCGGTCCCCGAGGCCGACGTCCTGGTGGTCGACGACGCCAGCCCCGACGGGACGGGCACGGTCGCCGACGCCCTCGCGGCGGACGACCCGCACGTGAACGTCCTGCACCGCACCGCCAAGGAGGGGCTGGGACGCGCGTACGTCGCGGGCTTCGGCTGGGCGCTCGATCGGGGCTACGACCACGTGGTCGAGATGGACGCCGACGGCTCGCACCGCCCGGAGGAGCTGCGCCGCCTGCTCGACCGCGCCCACGCCGACGACGCCCCGGACCTGGTCCTCGGCTCCCGGTGGGTGCCCGGGGGAGAGGTGGTCAACTGGCCGGCGCACCGCGAGCTCCTCTCGCGCGGGGGCAACCTATGGGTGCGTCTCGCGCTGGGCCTCGAGGCGCGCGACGCGACCGGCGGGTTCCGGGTCTACCGTGCCTCGGCGCTGCGGCTGCTGCCGCTGCAGGAGATCCAGTCGCAGGGCTACTGCTTCCAGGTGGACATGACCTGGCGGCTCCAGCGGGCCGGCGGGCGCATCGTCGAGGTCCCGATCAGCTTCGTCGAGCGGGCCGAGGGCAGCTCGAAGATGAGCCGGGCCATCGTCCTCGAGGCGCTGTGGCGGACCACCGCGTGGGGAGTCGCCCACCGGGCCGGTCAGGTGCGCCGCGCCGTCGTGGCCCCGTTCGGTCGCCGGTCACGCTGA
- a CDS encoding 4a-hydroxytetrahydrobiopterin dehydratase, which translates to MDMLRGQQIAEAGLTDWRKLAQGLHARYLVDDFGTAARFVAAVGEAGDALGHHPSVSIGRGYVDLKLISDDARDVAGTEHVVEWVTQQDLDLARRITEIATEHKVDADPASVSHIELGLDTARSATIAPVWAALLTGSAEAQGRGSPSDEIRDATGRVPNLWFGDDDAHETSHQRFHVEVYVAPEEAGRRIAAAVAGGTVVDDSNAPSLTVIADQDDNTAVVCVDVSAAKTG; encoded by the coding sequence ATGGACATGCTGAGAGGGCAGCAGATCGCCGAGGCCGGCCTGACCGACTGGCGCAAGCTCGCCCAGGGACTGCACGCCCGGTACCTGGTCGACGACTTCGGCACCGCCGCCCGGTTCGTCGCTGCGGTGGGGGAGGCGGGCGACGCGCTCGGGCACCATCCGAGCGTGTCGATCGGCAGGGGGTACGTCGACCTCAAGCTGATCAGCGACGACGCCCGCGACGTCGCGGGTACCGAGCACGTCGTCGAGTGGGTGACCCAGCAGGACCTCGACCTCGCGCGACGGATCACCGAGATCGCCACCGAGCACAAGGTCGACGCCGACCCGGCCTCGGTCAGCCACATCGAGCTGGGCCTCGACACGGCGCGCTCCGCGACCATCGCCCCGGTGTGGGCCGCCCTGCTGACCGGCAGCGCCGAGGCCCAGGGCCGCGGGTCTCCCAGCGACGAGATCCGGGACGCCACGGGACGGGTGCCGAACCTGTGGTTCGGGGACGACGACGCACACGAGACCTCCCACCAGCGGTTCCACGTCGAGGTCTACGTGGCGCCGGAGGAGGCCGGGCGACGGATCGCCGCCGCCGTCGCGGGCGGGACCGTCGTCGATGACAGCAACGCGCCCTCGCTCACCGTGATCGCCGACCAGGACGACAACACGGCAGTGGTGTGCGTCGACGTCTCCGCCGCGAAGACGGGTTGA
- a CDS encoding ATP-binding cassette domain-containing protein, protein MSTGTRTDTDQGSRTVADTHDLIRVEGARENNLKDIHVEIPKRRLTVFTGVSGSGKSSLVFDTIAAESQRMINETYSAFVQGFMPTLARPDVDRLEGLTTAIIVDQERMGANPRSTVGTATDANALLRILYSRLGQPHIGSPNAYSFNIPTVRASGAITIERGERTRAEKATFTRLGGMCPRCEGMGSVTDFDLTALYDDTRSLSEGALTVPGYSMEGWYGRIFAGAGLPMAKPIGTFTKKELHKLLYAEPEKIKVEGINLTYEGLIPKIQKSMLSKDPEAMQPHIRAFVDRAITFTTCPECDGTRLSPEARSSRIRGKNIAELCAMQISDLAGWVRELDEPSVAPLLTGLRHLLDSFDEIGLGYLSLDRPAGTLSGGEAQRTKMIRHLGSSLTDVTYVFDEPTIGLHPHDIARMNTLLLQLRDKGNTVLVVEHKPETIAIADHVVDLGPGAGTQGGTVCFEGDVEGLRGSDTVTGHHLDDRARLKESVRTAAGTLEVRGAATHNLKDVDVDLPLGVLCVLTGVAGSGKSSLVSGSVAGRDGVVVIDQGAIRGSRRSNPATYTGLLDPIRKAFAKANGVKPALFSSNSEGACPTCNGAGVIYTDLGVMATVESTCEECEGRRFQAAVLEYTLGGKNIAEVLAMPVTEAEEFFADGAARTPAAHKILGRLADVGLGYLSLGQQLTTLSGGERQRLKLASQMGERGEVYVLDEPTTGLHLADVEQLLGLLDRLVDSGRSVIVIEHHQAVMAHADWIVDLGPGAGHDGGRVVFEGPPADLVAARSTLTGEYLAAYVGADLAR, encoded by the coding sequence ATGAGCACAGGTACGCGGACCGACACCGACCAGGGCAGTCGCACGGTCGCCGACACCCACGACCTCATCCGCGTGGAGGGCGCGCGGGAGAACAACCTCAAGGACATCCATGTCGAGATCCCCAAGCGACGCCTCACGGTCTTCACCGGCGTGTCCGGCTCGGGCAAGAGCTCGCTGGTGTTCGACACCATCGCCGCGGAGTCCCAGCGGATGATCAACGAGACCTACTCGGCCTTCGTCCAGGGCTTCATGCCCACCCTCGCCCGGCCCGACGTCGACCGGCTCGAGGGGCTCACGACGGCGATCATCGTCGACCAGGAGCGGATGGGGGCGAACCCGCGATCGACCGTGGGCACCGCCACGGACGCCAACGCGCTGCTGCGGATCCTCTACAGCCGGCTCGGGCAGCCCCACATCGGCTCACCGAACGCGTACTCGTTCAACATCCCCACGGTGCGGGCCAGCGGCGCGATCACGATAGAGCGCGGGGAGAGGACCAGGGCCGAGAAGGCCACCTTCACGCGCCTGGGCGGCATGTGCCCGCGCTGCGAGGGAATGGGGTCGGTCACCGACTTCGACCTGACCGCGCTCTACGACGACACCAGGTCGCTCAGCGAGGGCGCGCTGACCGTGCCCGGGTACAGCATGGAGGGCTGGTACGGCCGGATCTTCGCCGGGGCCGGCCTGCCCATGGCCAAGCCGATCGGGACGTTCACGAAGAAGGAGCTGCACAAGCTGCTCTACGCCGAGCCCGAGAAGATCAAGGTCGAGGGCATCAACCTCACCTACGAGGGCCTCATCCCCAAGATCCAGAAGTCGATGCTGTCCAAGGACCCGGAGGCGATGCAGCCGCACATCCGCGCCTTCGTGGACCGTGCGATCACCTTCACCACGTGCCCGGAGTGCGACGGCACGCGGCTGAGCCCCGAGGCCCGCTCGTCGAGGATCCGGGGGAAGAACATCGCCGAGCTCTGCGCGATGCAGATCAGCGACCTCGCCGGCTGGGTCCGCGAGCTCGACGAGCCGTCGGTGGCCCCGCTGCTCACGGGCTTGCGGCACCTCCTGGACTCCTTCGACGAGATCGGGCTGGGCTACCTCTCGCTCGACCGGCCCGCGGGCACCCTGTCCGGGGGAGAGGCCCAGCGCACCAAGATGATCCGGCACCTCGGTTCCTCGCTCACCGACGTCACCTACGTCTTCGACGAGCCCACCATCGGCCTGCACCCCCACGACATCGCGCGGATGAACACCCTCCTGCTGCAGCTGCGGGACAAGGGCAACACGGTGCTCGTCGTCGAGCACAAGCCCGAGACGATCGCGATCGCGGACCACGTCGTCGACCTCGGTCCCGGCGCCGGCACGCAGGGTGGCACCGTCTGCTTCGAGGGCGACGTCGAGGGACTGCGGGGAAGTGACACCGTCACCGGCCACCACCTCGACGACCGGGCGCGGCTCAAGGAGTCGGTGCGGACGGCCGCCGGCACCCTCGAGGTGCGCGGGGCGGCCACGCACAACCTCAAGGACGTCGACGTCGACCTCCCGCTGGGGGTGCTCTGCGTGCTCACCGGCGTGGCCGGCTCGGGCAAGAGCTCCCTCGTCAGCGGGTCGGTGGCCGGGCGCGACGGCGTGGTGGTCATCGACCAGGGCGCGATCCGCGGCTCCCGCCGGAGCAACCCCGCGACGTACACCGGGCTGCTCGACCCCATCCGCAAGGCGTTCGCCAAGGCCAACGGGGTCAAGCCCGCGCTGTTCAGCTCCAACTCCGAGGGCGCCTGCCCCACCTGCAACGGCGCCGGCGTCATCTACACCGACCTGGGCGTCATGGCCACGGTCGAGTCCACCTGCGAGGAGTGCGAGGGCAGACGGTTCCAGGCGGCGGTGCTGGAGTACACGCTCGGCGGGAAGAACATCGCCGAGGTCCTCGCGATGCCGGTGACGGAGGCCGAGGAGTTCTTCGCCGACGGCGCCGCGCGCACGCCCGCCGCCCACAAGATCCTCGGCCGGCTCGCCGACGTGGGCCTGGGGTACCTCAGCCTCGGGCAGCAGCTGACGACGCTGTCGGGCGGCGAGCGGCAGCGGCTCAAGCTGGCCAGCCAGATGGGGGAGAGGGGAGAGGTCTACGTCCTCGACGAGCCGACCACGGGTCTGCACCTCGCCGACGTCGAGCAGCTGCTCGGGCTGCTGGACCGGCTCGTCGACTCGGGAAGGTCGGTGATCGTCATCGAGCACCACCAGGCGGTCATGGCGCACGCGGACTGGATCGTCGACCTCGGCCCCGGCGCCGGCCACGACGGCGGCCGGGTGGTCTTCGAGGGCCCGCCCGCCGACCTCGTGGCGGCACGCTCGACCCTGACCGGTGAGTACCTCGCCGCCTACGTGGGCGCGGACCTGGCCCGCTAG
- the lnt gene encoding apolipoprotein N-acyltransferase: MAHDFPRRRWTLLLAAAGGLSLDTAFPDRSWWPMAYVGIALLLLALRRDSAPWGFVVGTVAGLGFFLPHLWWANEAVGEPIGWVALSVAEAGAVGLFGASWVLVRRIPWVARHGWARVLTVAVLWVAVEQLRSSWPFGGFPWGVLAFSQTDAPLVRAASLGGTTVVSLLVVVVGALLALAAVHLRTWRVGSASAAIVLAAVVVAGPWLVPLPSRAEAGTLRVGAVQGNVPTVGAEATSQAREVAANHAAGTEALPGAPGTLDVVLWPESASDIDPRTDADIASTVDAAARAVDAPILLGTQRYVDDPDQEGLRIRYNEMVLWEPGGPTDVTYTKQHPVPFGEYMPYRDFFRKFTTAVDLITVDMAAGTGTGLVPVPVDRLGRAVPVGVGICFEVAYDDLIRDAVTAGAEVLVIPTNNASFGYTQESTQQLAMSRFRAVEHGRAVVQVSTVGVSGIISPNGVVMDSTELFTAAQMTEALPLRTTTTLAARLGGWPAATVEVVAALALLAGLVATARHHREARRRRRTGGSRRGRPAAGRGAPTNVRGRGAGAPTGRAGVARGAARPPERAAAGRRPGTRSSR, from the coding sequence GTGGCCCACGACTTCCCCCGGCGCAGGTGGACCCTGCTCCTCGCCGCCGCCGGCGGCCTCAGCCTGGACACCGCCTTCCCGGACCGGTCGTGGTGGCCGATGGCCTACGTCGGGATCGCCCTGCTCCTGCTCGCCCTGCGCCGCGACTCCGCGCCGTGGGGCTTCGTCGTCGGCACGGTCGCCGGCCTCGGGTTCTTCCTGCCGCACCTGTGGTGGGCGAACGAGGCGGTGGGCGAGCCCATCGGGTGGGTGGCGCTCTCGGTCGCCGAGGCGGGCGCCGTCGGGCTCTTCGGCGCGAGCTGGGTGCTCGTGCGGCGGATCCCCTGGGTGGCCCGGCACGGGTGGGCCCGCGTCCTGACCGTCGCGGTGCTGTGGGTGGCGGTGGAGCAGCTGCGGTCGAGCTGGCCCTTCGGCGGGTTCCCGTGGGGCGTCCTGGCCTTCTCCCAGACGGACGCCCCGCTCGTGCGGGCGGCATCCCTGGGCGGCACCACCGTCGTGAGCCTGCTCGTGGTCGTCGTCGGCGCCCTCCTGGCCCTGGCGGCCGTGCACCTGCGGACGTGGCGGGTCGGCTCGGCCAGCGCGGCGATCGTCCTCGCGGCCGTGGTGGTCGCCGGTCCGTGGCTCGTCCCGCTGCCGTCGCGCGCCGAGGCGGGGACCCTGCGGGTGGGCGCGGTCCAGGGCAACGTCCCCACGGTGGGCGCCGAGGCGACGTCACAGGCGCGTGAGGTCGCGGCGAACCACGCGGCCGGCACGGAGGCGCTGCCCGGCGCGCCCGGGACCCTGGACGTGGTGCTCTGGCCCGAGAGCGCGTCCGACATCGACCCGCGCACCGACGCCGACATCGCCTCGACGGTCGACGCCGCGGCCCGCGCCGTCGACGCCCCGATCCTGCTCGGCACCCAGCGCTACGTCGACGACCCCGACCAGGAGGGCCTGCGGATCCGCTACAACGAGATGGTCCTGTGGGAGCCGGGCGGCCCGACGGACGTGACGTACACCAAGCAGCACCCCGTCCCGTTCGGGGAGTACATGCCCTACCGCGACTTCTTCCGGAAGTTCACCACGGCCGTGGACCTCATCACCGTCGACATGGCGGCCGGGACGGGCACGGGGCTCGTCCCGGTCCCGGTGGACCGACTCGGCCGCGCCGTCCCCGTCGGTGTCGGGATCTGCTTCGAGGTCGCCTACGACGACCTCATCCGCGACGCCGTCACGGCCGGGGCGGAGGTCCTCGTCATCCCGACGAACAACGCCTCCTTCGGGTACACGCAGGAGTCCACCCAGCAGCTGGCGATGTCGCGGTTCCGGGCGGTGGAGCACGGGCGCGCCGTCGTCCAGGTCTCGACCGTGGGCGTCAGCGGGATCATCAGCCCGAACGGCGTGGTCATGGACTCCACCGAGCTGTTCACGGCGGCACAGATGACCGAGGCGCTCCCGCTGCGCACGACCACGACGCTCGCGGCCCGGCTGGGTGGCTGGCCCGCGGCCACGGTGGAGGTCGTCGCGGCCCTCGCCCTCCTCGCCGGCCTCGTCGCGACCGCGCGGCACCACCGTGAGGCTCGCCGACGGCGGCGCACCGGCGGGTCCCGGCGCGGCCGCCCGGCGGCGGGGCGGGGCGCACCGACGAACGTGCGGGGCCGCGGCGCGGGCGCCCCGACCGGCCGGGCCGGCGTCGCCCGCGGAGCGGCCCGGCCCCCGGAGCGGGCCGCGGCCGGCCGCCGGCCGGGAACGAGGTCGAGCCGGTGA
- the arr gene encoding NAD(+)--rifampin ADP-ribosyltransferase, whose amino-acid sequence MASAPDLSGAQDPGPFYHGTKADLEPGDVLEPGYGSNYGARRRSSFLYVTATLDAATWGAELAVGEGRGRIYRVVPTGLIEDDPNLTDKKFPGNPTRSYRTRQPVRVVGEVTDWAGHPPEVLQRMREHLEELERLGVEAIED is encoded by the coding sequence ATGGCGAGCGCACCCGATCTCTCAGGTGCCCAGGATCCCGGGCCGTTCTACCACGGCACGAAGGCGGACCTCGAGCCGGGTGACGTGCTGGAGCCCGGCTACGGCTCCAACTACGGCGCTCGACGACGGTCGAGCTTCCTCTATGTCACGGCGACGCTGGACGCGGCCACATGGGGGGCGGAGCTGGCGGTGGGCGAGGGGAGAGGCAGGATCTACCGGGTGGTGCCCACCGGCCTCATCGAGGACGACCCCAACCTGACGGACAAGAAGTTCCCGGGGAACCCGACGAGGTCGTACCGCACCCGGCAGCCGGTGCGCGTGGTCGGTGAGGTGACGGACTGGGCCGGGCACCCACCCGAGGTCCTCCAGCGTATGCGGGAGCACCTGGAGGAGCTGGAGCGGCTCGGGGTCGAGGCGATCGAGGACTGA
- a CDS encoding VOC family protein — MDLTIHQSFLPHTDPDASLAFYRDVLGFEVRGDVGYQGMRWITVGPAGQPDTSIVLHPPAATPGLTDDERRTISGLMAKGSFFGVNLATPDLDGTFEQVVADDVEVVQEPTEQPYGVRDCAIRDPSGNLIRIQERR; from the coding sequence ATGGACCTCACCATTCACCAGAGCTTCCTCCCGCACACCGACCCCGACGCCTCCTTGGCCTTCTACCGCGACGTCCTCGGCTTCGAGGTGCGTGGCGACGTCGGCTACCAGGGGATGCGGTGGATCACCGTCGGCCCGGCCGGGCAGCCCGACACCTCGATCGTCCTGCACCCGCCCGCCGCGACACCGGGGCTCACCGACGACGAGCGTCGCACCATCTCCGGCCTCATGGCCAAGGGCAGCTTCTTCGGGGTGAACCTGGCCACGCCGGACCTCGACGGGACCTTCGAGCAGGTCGTGGCCGACGACGTCGAGGTGGTCCAGGAGCCCACCGAGCAGCCGTACGGTGTGCGAGACTGCGCGATCCGCGACCCCTCGGGCAACCTCATCCGCATCCAGGAGCGGCGCTGA
- a CDS encoding RNA polymerase-binding protein RbpA: MAERSLRGMKIGANSMESEEGVDFAPRMMARYTCPDGHSFQLPFAADAEVPPVWECRCGKEALLLDATKPEPKKPVKPPRTHWDMLLERRSIGELEVLLEERLELLRSGQARRRSA; this comes from the coding sequence ATGGCGGAACGCTCACTGCGCGGCATGAAGATCGGTGCCAACAGCATGGAGTCCGAGGAGGGTGTCGACTTCGCCCCCAGGATGATGGCCAGGTACACCTGCCCCGACGGTCACAGCTTCCAGCTGCCCTTCGCGGCGGACGCCGAGGTGCCCCCGGTGTGGGAGTGCCGCTGCGGCAAGGAGGCGCTCCTGCTGGACGCCACGAAGCCGGAGCCCAAGAAGCCGGTGAAGCCGCCGCGCACCCACTGGGACATGCTTCTCGAGCGGCGCTCGATCGGCGAGCTCGAGGTCCTTCTCGAGGAGCGCCTGGAGCTGCTGCGCAGCGGCCAGGCACGTCGCCGCAGCGCCTGA
- a CDS encoding histidine phosphatase family protein, with protein MRLVLIRHGQTPSNVDHLLDTAEPGPDLTDLGRQQALALPATLRPVGIEAIYASTLVRTQQTADPLARALGLDVQVRRGLREITAGDLEMAGDEESVRTYLSIVLGWADGAPHARMPGTDEGAAAVLGRFDEVVGEVAGTGVEVAALFSHGAMIRAWAAARCHNVTVDFAAQNAVSNTGALVLSGRPGRWRAEHWQEQALGGAPLEDPATDGAAAEPLHH; from the coding sequence ATGCGCCTCGTTCTCATCCGGCACGGGCAGACACCGTCCAACGTCGACCACCTGCTCGACACCGCCGAGCCCGGCCCGGACCTCACCGACCTCGGCCGGCAGCAGGCGCTCGCACTGCCGGCCACGCTCCGACCGGTGGGGATCGAGGCGATCTACGCCTCCACGCTCGTGCGGACCCAGCAGACCGCCGACCCGCTGGCCCGGGCGCTCGGGCTCGACGTCCAGGTCCGTCGCGGGCTGCGGGAGATCACCGCGGGTGACCTGGAGATGGCCGGCGACGAGGAGTCCGTCCGGACCTACCTGTCGATCGTCCTCGGGTGGGCCGACGGCGCACCGCACGCTCGTATGCCGGGGACCGACGAGGGCGCCGCCGCGGTCCTGGGCCGGTTCGACGAGGTCGTCGGGGAGGTCGCCGGCACGGGCGTCGAGGTCGCGGCCCTCTTCAGCCACGGCGCCATGATCCGCGCCTGGGCCGCTGCGCGGTGCCACAACGTCACCGTCGACTTCGCGGCGCAGAACGCGGTGTCGAACACCGGAGCGCTCGTCCTGTCCGGCCGGCCCGGACGCTGGCGGGCCGAGCACTGGCAGGAGCAGGCCCTCGGCGGCGCACCCCTCGAGGACCCGGCCACCGACGGCGCCGCCGCGGAGCCGCTGCACCACTGA
- a CDS encoding VOC family protein — protein MTHVPMVTVLVRDYDEAIAFYTRAFGLSLLEDTAQGGGKRWVVVGAPGRGAGLRLALARTPEQLARVGDQLGGGVGFFLHVEDFDATLAAALAAGAEATEAPRDEPHGRVVILRDLYGNLWDVIAPPA, from the coding sequence ATGACGCACGTGCCGATGGTCACCGTGCTGGTGCGCGACTACGACGAGGCGATCGCGTTCTACACGCGGGCCTTCGGGCTGAGCCTCCTGGAGGACACCGCGCAGGGCGGGGGCAAGCGCTGGGTGGTGGTCGGTGCGCCCGGACGTGGTGCGGGGCTCAGGCTGGCCCTGGCCCGCACGCCCGAGCAGCTCGCCCGGGTCGGCGACCAGCTCGGTGGCGGCGTCGGGTTCTTCCTCCACGTCGAGGACTTCGACGCCACGCTGGCCGCGGCCCTCGCGGCGGGGGCCGAGGCGACGGAGGCGCCCCGGGACGAGCCGCACGGCCGGGTGGTCATCCTGCGCGACCTGTACGGCAACCTCTGGGACGTCATCGCGCCACCCGCCTGA
- a CDS encoding helix-turn-helix transcriptional regulator, with amino-acid sequence MSTRADAARPRDLAQQRDAARLRDLAGLRRVRDRIDREYAQPLDVEALARGANVSAGHLSRQFRRAYGESPYAYLMTRRIERAMALLRHGDRTVTEVCFAVGCSSLGTFSTRFTELVGVPPSVYRRQAGLATTGMAPCVAKAVTRPVRNREAPAAGPRLP; translated from the coding sequence GTGAGCACCCGGGCTGACGCCGCGCGGCCACGCGACCTGGCGCAGCAGCGCGACGCTGCGCGGCTGCGCGACCTCGCCGGGCTCCGCCGGGTCCGCGACCGGATCGACCGCGAGTACGCGCAGCCCCTCGACGTCGAGGCCCTCGCCCGCGGCGCCAACGTCTCCGCCGGGCACCTGAGCCGGCAGTTCCGCAGGGCCTACGGCGAGTCTCCCTACGCCTACCTCATGACACGGCGCATCGAGCGCGCGATGGCCCTGCTGCGCCACGGCGACCGCACCGTCACGGAGGTCTGCTTCGCCGTCGGCTGCTCCTCCCTGGGGACGTTCAGCACCCGGTTCACCGAGCTGGTCGGGGTGCCGCCCAGCGTCTACCGGCGCCAGGCGGGCCTGGCGACGACCGGGATGGCGCCGTGCGTCGCCAAGGCGGTCACCAGACCGGTCAGGAATCGAGAAGCGCCCGCGGCCGGGCCGCGCCTACCGTGA